The following proteins are co-located in the Dermacentor albipictus isolate Rhodes 1998 colony unplaced genomic scaffold, USDA_Dalb.pri_finalv2 scaffold_22, whole genome shotgun sequence genome:
- the LOC139052408 gene encoding uncharacterized protein: protein MIGSPQFVRERSPDPQRLEPRELTPVHQRTSRRIRGDPPEFGPLPVAAAVRATVTSDGATMTSPVASSQLIVYPPRTPESFHGDTFEDVEDWLEQFERVADFNGWDETRKLRNVYFALEESARTWYVNHEATLSSWEEFRRQLLATYASTDRREKAEHALQARNQRTNESVGMYIEDMSRLFTRADPNMTEEKKLRHLMRGVKQELFAGLVRNPPHSVAEFRTEATTIEKALQQRSHHYSRNVTSAPADILSAGPGSNTEALRELVRSIVKEELRKLQLPEATPTVSTLAAVIRDEVRHAILQPGREEPPVHHDRPPPETTQVTPFQLVYGRTVTTTLDAMLPVDDENNNPYDVDDFLQRAEEARQLARFRIRQQQRRDASYYNLRRREVQYHPGDKVWQLQDAPLLLDI from the exons atgattggAAGTCCCCAGTTCGTAAGAGAACGGAGCCCcgaccctcagcgattggaacccaGGGAACTGACTCCAGTACACCAGCGCACAAGCCGCCGCATCCGAGGAGACCCACCCGAGTTCGGACCGCTTCCTGTTGCTGCAGCAGTGCGGGCAACAGTTACCAGCGACGGTGCAACCATGACCAGCCCAGTGGCATCATCCCAGCTCATCGTGTACCCACCGCGCACGCCCGAGTCCTTCCACGGCGATACGTTCGAAGATGTGGAAGACTGGTTAGAGCAGTTCGAGCGAGTGGCAGATTTCAACGGCTGGGACGAGACACGGAAGCTTCGCAACGTGTACTTCGCGTTAGAAGAGTCAGCGAGGACGTGGTACGTCAATCATGAAGCGACACTATCTTCGTGGGAAGAATTTCGGCGACAGCTGCTTGCCACGTATGCCAGCACCGATCGGCGAGAAAAGGCagagcacgctctgcaagccagAAACCAGCGCACTAACGAAAGTGTCGGCATGTATATCGAGGATATGTCCCGTCTCTTCACGCGCGCGGATCCAAACATGACCGAAGAGAAGAAATTACGCCATCTGATGCGTGGCGTTAAGCAGGAGCTGTTTGCAGgactcgtccgcaacccaccacACAGTGTTGCTGAGTTTCGCACCGAAGCGACGACCATAGAGAAGGCGCTACAGCAGCGTTCCCATCACTACAGTCGTAATGTCACCAGCGCACCGGCCGATATCCTGTCAGCAGGCCCAGGCAGTAACACCGAAGCACTAAGAGAACTGGTGAGATCAATCGTAAAGGAGGAGCTTCGAAAGCTGCAGCTACCGGAAGCCACGCCGACAGTCTCAACTCTCGCCGCCGTCATTCGAGATGAAGTTCGCCACGCCATTCTGCAGCCAGGACGTGAGGAACCGCCTGTTCATCATGACCGACCACCACCC GAGACAACCCAGGTCACTCCATTTCAACTGGTCTATGGCCGCACAGTAACAACCAcactggatgctatgttgccggtAGATGATGAAAACAACAACCCGTACGACGTCGACGACTTCCTACAACGAGCTGAAGAAGCCAGGCAGTTGGCACGGTTCCGTATCCGCCAGCAACAACGTAGGGACGCAAGCTATTACAACCTGCGCCGCAGAGAAGTTCAGTACCACCCgggcgacaaagtgtgg CAACTTCAAGACGCTCctctactgctggacatctga